A window of Candidatus Thorarchaeota archaeon contains these coding sequences:
- a CDS encoding GTP-binding protein — MTEGIRRQFKICLIGDGYVGKTSIRRQYLGSGFKASYLPTLGVDFAHTTVTYDDTKTQLVIWDIAGQPLFKSLRKRYYQGCSGIILVYSVVDRATFDNASKWLVEAHGFMGELPPVIVAANKIDLRSTRPEREIVSPAEGQAFTQKFSEELDTEAVFIETSALTGENIDKAFMKLTELMFQETEKVRRGVSEEAAPSEKAETPSAEYAATQDSGTAVSSSQDTTSTQLPDLDPVTSLVKDSEVLKQDEIGKQMAELLELRKELRNAEDELANVVSDYETKLLTLRNTIHVKKMMYEHLKRQISETRQEWAESYDEYMETEEKKKKAIAERSQQIEDLRKDIEKLGKRIRTRVSDLNLKKLAE; from the coding sequence ATGACAGAAGGCATCCGCAGACAGTTCAAAATATGCCTGATAGGAGACGGATATGTGGGGAAGACATCGATAAGACGGCAGTATTTGGGCTCTGGTTTCAAAGCGAGTTACCTTCCAACTCTGGGTGTAGATTTTGCGCATACAACTGTAACCTACGATGATACGAAAACACAGCTTGTGATCTGGGATATTGCCGGCCAACCGCTGTTCAAGAGTCTGCGCAAGAGGTATTATCAGGGGTGTAGCGGTATCATTCTCGTATATTCCGTTGTAGATCGAGCAACTTTTGATAATGCTTCGAAGTGGCTTGTTGAGGCTCATGGCTTTATGGGCGAGTTACCTCCTGTCATTGTGGCGGCGAATAAAATCGACCTCCGAAGTACCCGACCAGAACGGGAGATTGTGTCTCCTGCAGAGGGTCAGGCATTTACGCAGAAATTCAGTGAGGAGTTGGACACGGAAGCAGTATTCATCGAGACTTCGGCTTTGACGGGCGAGAATATTGACAAAGCTTTCATGAAACTGACTGAATTGATGTTTCAAGAAACCGAAAAGGTTCGTAGAGGGGTATCAGAGGAAGCAGCTCCATCTGAGAAAGCAGAAACGCCTTCTGCAGAATACGCCGCCACTCAAGACAGTGGTACTGCAGTCTCATCATCTCAAGACACTACATCGACCCAGCTTCCTGATTTGGACCCGGTCACCTCCTTGGTCAAGGATTCTGAAGTTCTAAAACAAGACGAGATTGGAAAACAGATGGCTGAGTTACTTGAGCTTCGCAAAGAGCTCAGAAATGCGGAAGATGAACTCGCGAATGTTGTTTCAGATTATGAGACCAAGCTTCTTACCCTTAGAAACACGATTCATGTGAAGAAGATGATGTATGAACATCTTAAGCGTCAAATCAGTGAGACAAGACAGGAATGGGCCGAATCGTATGATGAATACATGGAGACTGAGGAGAAGAAAAAGAAAGCGATTGCAGAACGAAGTCAACAAATTGAGGATTTGCGAAAGGATATTGAGAAGCTTGGAAAACGAATACGCACTCGCGTTAGTGATTTAAACCTAAAGAAGTTGGCAGAGTGA
- a CDS encoding helix-turn-helix domain-containing protein, with translation MPSSNDTLELTGDDIIAVGSALGTASRLKIIRLLQEEGPMMITEIAKNLDMTEANSSAQVKILEEVGIIEAEYEAGKHGLKKICSVKKNRIVFKL, from the coding sequence ATGCCTTCCTCGAATGATACACTAGAACTTACTGGAGATGACATTATAGCAGTTGGCAGTGCTTTAGGTACTGCGTCTCGCCTCAAGATCATACGGCTCCTGCAAGAAGAAGGGCCAATGATGATCACAGAGATTGCAAAGAATCTTGACATGACAGAGGCAAACTCGAGTGCTCAAGTCAAAATACTGGAAGAAGTAGGTATTATCGAAGCAGAATACGAAGCCGGAAAACACGGTCTAAAGAAAATCTGCTCAGTAAAGAAGAATAGAATCGTGTTTAAGCTCTAG
- a CDS encoding epoxyqueuosine reductase, translating to MAISRDWLCNSIQAFIQESPINSLGEDTEEKAWGNPLIGFSNGADPLYKFYKKDIGDFILTPQESFLQKFPQAKVEASDLTILTWILPQTEATKMSQRKRTTFPSEKWMRAKVFGEEVNNKLREYVVDSLSEQGYRAVAPVLRPEFCEKFSEDYSYASTWSERHAAYAAGLGTFGLCDGLITPLGKAMRCGSVIVHAKIPPSKRPYSDHREYCLFFVDNSCTDCIDRCPVGAISEEGHDKGKCVEHLEKARKRAKERYGFGSDACGLCQVGVSCESGIPRSSSLNT from the coding sequence ATGGCTATTTCAAGAGACTGGCTATGTAACTCTATTCAGGCGTTCATCCAGGAATCGCCGATCAACTCCCTGGGAGAGGATACAGAAGAAAAAGCATGGGGTAATCCGCTGATAGGCTTCTCGAATGGAGCAGACCCACTGTACAAATTCTATAAGAAAGACATAGGAGATTTCATCCTCACACCCCAAGAATCTTTTCTCCAAAAGTTTCCACAAGCTAAGGTTGAGGCTTCAGACCTTACTATTTTGACTTGGATTCTTCCCCAGACTGAGGCTACGAAGATGAGCCAAAGGAAAAGAACAACGTTTCCTTCAGAAAAGTGGATGCGAGCAAAAGTATTCGGCGAGGAAGTCAACAATAAGTTAAGAGAATACGTGGTGGATTCTCTATCTGAGCAAGGTTATCGGGCAGTTGCTCCAGTTCTCAGACCAGAATTCTGTGAGAAATTCTCCGAGGATTATAGTTATGCATCTACTTGGTCAGAACGTCATGCAGCTTATGCGGCTGGTCTAGGTACATTTGGCCTTTGTGATGGTTTGATTACTCCTCTTGGAAAAGCCATGCGATGTGGGTCAGTAATTGTGCACGCAAAAATCCCCCCTTCGAAACGACCCTATTCAGACCATAGAGAATATTGTTTGTTCTTTGTCGACAATTCATGTACTGATTGCATTGACCGATGTCCTGTCGGTGCGATTTCTGAAGAAGGTCATGACAAAGGAAAATGCGTGGAGCATTTGGAGAAAGCAAGGAAAAGGGCAAAAGAACGATATGGCTTTGGGTCTGATGCGTGTGGACTGTGCCAAGTTGGGGTATCGTGTGAGTCCGGGATTCCAAGAAGTTCATCACTGAACACATGA
- a CDS encoding class II glutamine amidotransferase — protein MCDLLGLNFSHPINTKISLDLFQLRGKENPDGWGVAYYGENKLHVIKEPMPSIKSLLFDFVEDYPRTCTLISHVRRSTCGGKRYANTHPFYRELSIGSHVQEYAFAHNGTLQDVSSLTSDFYKPVGETDSERAFCYLLDIIREQSITTWGSQEFARIESLLQDMNTPDNTLNCIFSNGDLLFCYSDETDHNAGLRFLSLSNISKSFELREEEKRYGEVKLGTSLVDNSNHIHIQGVLVSTRRLGNHDWTEFKGGEMMVFKDGRIVYPSDRKE, from the coding sequence ATGTGCGACTTACTCGGACTCAACTTTAGCCACCCAATCAACACGAAAATTTCACTTGACCTATTCCAGCTTCGTGGAAAAGAGAATCCCGATGGTTGGGGCGTGGCCTATTATGGTGAGAATAAACTCCACGTGATAAAGGAACCAATGCCTTCAATCAAGAGTTTGTTATTCGATTTCGTAGAAGATTACCCTCGGACCTGCACCCTTATCTCTCATGTCCGTCGTTCAACATGTGGGGGAAAACGTTATGCTAACACCCACCCATTCTACAGAGAGCTTAGTATTGGCTCCCACGTACAGGAATATGCATTTGCACATAATGGCACCTTACAGGATGTATCATCCCTTACATCCGATTTCTACAAGCCAGTTGGGGAGACTGATTCAGAGCGAGCATTTTGTTACCTTCTAGATATCATTAGAGAACAGTCGATTACCACCTGGGGTTCTCAAGAATTCGCTCGAATTGAGAGTTTACTGCAGGATATGAACACTCCTGATAATACACTAAATTGCATCTTCTCGAATGGTGACCTGCTTTTCTGTTATTCCGATGAAACTGATCACAATGCTGGATTGCGGTTCCTTTCGCTCTCGAATATCTCCAAGAGTTTTGAATTGAGAGAAGAAGAAAAACGATATGGCGAAGTCAAGCTGGGGACCTCACTAGTTGATAACAGTAACCATATACACATACAAGGTGTGCTTGTTTCAACTCGTCGATTAGGTAATCATGACTGGACTGAATTTAAAGGTGGAGAAATGATGGTTTTCAAGGACGGAAGAATAGTCTACCCTTCGGATAGAAAGGAATAG
- a CDS encoding glucose 1-dehydrogenase, translating to MCFGIEGDTAIVTGASSGLGVDFAKALAEAGANVVIAARRYERLVENAEEIMEENDDVRVLPVETDVTKEDQVINMVDAAVEEFGSLEIMVNNAGIAAMEPSVDMPLDVWKKVIDVNLTGVFLTARTAARQMIEQEFGKMINIASIYGAVGDKFHAAPYYASKAAVINLTRAFAIEWAPYNINVNAIAPGFFRSEMTEDILDDEQARQLIKSRTALGRVGEPFDLQGALIYLASPASDYMTGETLFIDGGWTAL from the coding sequence ATGTGTTTCGGAATTGAAGGTGATACTGCCATAGTCACTGGTGCTTCCTCCGGTCTTGGTGTTGATTTTGCGAAGGCACTAGCAGAAGCTGGAGCCAATGTTGTAATTGCTGCAAGACGATACGAACGACTTGTTGAAAATGCAGAAGAAATCATGGAAGAAAATGATGATGTCAGAGTTTTACCAGTAGAAACAGACGTAACTAAAGAAGACCAAGTCATCAACATGGTCGATGCGGCCGTTGAGGAATTTGGTTCACTGGAGATTATGGTCAATAACGCAGGAATAGCAGCTATGGAACCGTCAGTGGATATGCCACTCGATGTTTGGAAAAAGGTCATAGATGTCAATCTTACAGGCGTGTTTCTTACAGCTAGAACAGCTGCTCGACAAATGATAGAGCAAGAATTCGGCAAAATGATCAATATCGCATCGATATACGGAGCTGTGGGCGACAAGTTCCATGCTGCACCCTATTATGCATCAAAAGCAGCTGTCATCAATCTCACACGAGCGTTTGCGATCGAGTGGGCGCCATATAATATCAACGTGAATGCAATAGCGCCAGGTTTCTTCCGGAGCGAGATGACGGAAGACATCCTTGATGATGAACAGGCAAGACAACTCATCAAATCGCGAACAGCCCTTGGAAGGGTAGGCGAGCCCTTCGACCTGCAAGGAGCACTCATCTACTTGGCATCACCAGCTTCAGACTACATGACCGGTGAGACATTGTTCATAGATGGTGGCTGGACAGCGCTATAG
- the lpdA gene encoding dihydrolipoyl dehydrogenase: MAREIDVLVIGGGPGGYPAAIRSAQLGKDVLLVEKENIGGECLNWGCIPSKALVSASGLYHKIAHEAKEMGIEVENATLDTKKLHSWKDGIQKKLVGGVKQLLKANKVDVIMGSARLVETQEVEITSGDEETQIVKAKDIIIATGAALRTFERRGSDRINILSVRDALKMEEIPDSLVVLGDGYVALELATIYSKFGSKVTLIGERKVLLQEIDPQLGRFLKRSMEKLGIDVVMGAVIQDMKTGENGKATVHVRFDGEIHKIEATQIVASDGKEASSDDIGLENLGIETDNHGFISINNKQQTNVPHYYAVGDCTGPPFLAHRATKQGVIAAEVIAGEESEADFRAMPGVVFTDPEIAYAGMTEEEAREEGYEVVTGRAPFSASGRAMTEAETDGFVKVVAEEGTGVILGVQIIGPDASDLISEVSLALEMGAVAEDLAFTVHPHPTLPEMIMEAVGSVRGEAIHVMNRKR; this comes from the coding sequence ATGGCACGTGAAATTGATGTTCTGGTAATAGGTGGGGGACCTGGTGGATATCCAGCTGCAATTAGGTCGGCTCAGCTTGGAAAAGATGTACTCCTCGTAGAAAAAGAAAATATTGGCGGGGAATGCTTGAACTGGGGATGTATCCCATCGAAGGCGCTTGTTTCTGCTAGTGGGCTCTACCATAAAATTGCTCACGAAGCAAAAGAGATGGGTATTGAAGTTGAAAATGCGACCCTTGATACGAAGAAACTCCATAGCTGGAAAGATGGAATCCAAAAGAAGCTTGTTGGTGGGGTAAAGCAGTTACTCAAAGCTAACAAGGTCGATGTAATTATGGGTTCCGCGCGCCTTGTCGAAACCCAAGAGGTCGAGATTACTTCTGGTGACGAAGAGACCCAGATAGTCAAGGCAAAAGACATCATCATAGCCACAGGAGCCGCTCTAAGAACATTCGAGAGAAGGGGGAGTGACAGAATTAACATCCTAAGTGTTCGTGATGCTCTGAAAATGGAGGAGATTCCAGACTCCCTGGTGGTACTGGGAGATGGCTATGTTGCTCTCGAGCTTGCTACAATCTATTCCAAATTCGGTTCAAAAGTCACACTGATTGGCGAACGAAAGGTGCTGTTACAGGAAATAGATCCCCAGCTTGGGCGCTTTCTGAAAAGGAGCATGGAGAAACTGGGCATAGATGTTGTCATGGGAGCTGTCATCCAAGATATGAAAACAGGCGAGAACGGAAAAGCCACCGTTCATGTGAGGTTCGATGGTGAAATCCATAAAATAGAAGCTACCCAAATCGTTGCATCAGACGGAAAAGAAGCCAGTTCTGATGATATAGGACTTGAGAATCTGGGAATAGAAACTGACAATCACGGGTTTATATCAATCAACAATAAACAGCAGACCAATGTCCCACACTACTATGCCGTCGGAGACTGTACTGGTCCCCCATTCTTGGCCCATCGTGCAACAAAACAGGGGGTAATAGCAGCAGAGGTCATCGCTGGAGAAGAATCTGAAGCTGATTTTCGAGCAATGCCGGGAGTCGTATTCACTGATCCCGAAATCGCCTATGCAGGAATGACAGAAGAAGAAGCCAGAGAAGAAGGATATGAGGTAGTCACTGGCAGAGCACCTTTCTCTGCTTCTGGTCGGGCTATGACCGAGGCCGAAACTGACGGTTTCGTGAAGGTCGTAGCAGAAGAAGGAACAGGCGTAATCCTTGGTGTACAGATCATCGGACCTGATGCTTCAGACTTGATCAGTGAAGTCTCTCTAGCTCTGGAGATGGGAGCTGTAGCAGAAGATTTGGCATTCACTGTTCATCCTCATCCCACCCTCCCAGAGATGATTATGGAGGCCGTCGGTTCGGTTCGGGGTGAAGCCATCCACGTAATGAACAGGAAACGGTAG
- a CDS encoding 2-oxo acid dehydrogenase subunit E2 — MIYELKFADIGEGVQEGEIMMWHISPGDSVEEEQLVVEVNTEKVNVEITSPVDGEVKSLEKEEGDIVSVGETLVKIETMDEVEEKPVTKEKDDSLFKPTAPFKSKSKSRKKTRKVLAAPAVRRRAREAGIDLRDVPGTGPAGRVRQEDLEKYKKAMKKRERTAEEPKYPQREERIPLRGTRRAIARRLRKSKDRAAHFTYFDEVDMTALDKLREQAQPMEKERAVDITYLPLIIKALIPALKEFPMLNSTLDEENEEIVVKQYYNIGIAVDTEEGLMVPVIKNADKKSVWQLAEEIETVAKKARSGELTLDDVQGGTFTITSVGNIGGTMATPIINWPEVGILGVMRKKLRPVVVDGEDGPEIAIRPTLFLSVSVDHRVVDGAVVARFTNKVIEYMENPAMLLLGE; from the coding sequence ATGATTTATGAGCTAAAATTCGCGGATATCGGTGAAGGTGTGCAAGAAGGTGAGATTATGATGTGGCATATCTCGCCAGGTGATTCGGTAGAGGAGGAACAACTAGTAGTCGAAGTCAATACTGAGAAGGTCAATGTGGAAATAACCAGCCCTGTCGATGGCGAAGTGAAATCACTGGAGAAGGAAGAAGGAGATATTGTTAGTGTTGGTGAGACACTTGTCAAAATAGAAACAATGGATGAAGTGGAAGAGAAACCCGTCACTAAAGAAAAGGATGATTCTCTGTTTAAGCCCACTGCTCCATTCAAAAGCAAGTCAAAATCTCGAAAAAAGACCAGGAAGGTGCTTGCTGCCCCTGCAGTTCGTAGACGAGCTAGAGAAGCAGGAATCGATTTACGCGATGTGCCAGGTACTGGACCAGCTGGTCGAGTGAGACAAGAAGATTTAGAAAAATACAAGAAAGCAATGAAGAAACGTGAAAGAACAGCCGAGGAGCCAAAGTATCCTCAACGTGAAGAAAGAATCCCGCTTAGGGGAACAAGACGAGCCATTGCGCGTCGCCTTCGGAAGTCAAAGGACAGAGCAGCCCATTTCACCTACTTTGATGAAGTGGATATGACAGCCCTAGACAAGCTCAGAGAACAAGCCCAACCCATGGAAAAAGAGCGAGCGGTCGATATCACATATCTGCCCTTGATTATCAAAGCCCTAATACCCGCTCTCAAAGAATTTCCAATGCTTAATTCCACCCTTGATGAGGAAAACGAGGAGATTGTAGTGAAGCAGTACTACAATATTGGAATAGCAGTGGATACTGAAGAGGGGTTGATGGTTCCAGTCATCAAGAATGCAGACAAGAAGAGTGTGTGGCAGCTGGCTGAAGAGATTGAAACAGTTGCGAAAAAGGCAAGATCCGGAGAATTGACACTTGATGACGTGCAGGGAGGAACCTTCACCATAACTTCCGTTGGCAATATAGGAGGCACCATGGCAACGCCAATTATCAATTGGCCGGAGGTGGGCATTCTGGGCGTAATGAGAAAGAAGCTCCGTCCCGTTGTTGTTGATGGGGAAGACGGGCCAGAAATCGCTATTCGGCCAACCTTGTTTCTCTCAGTATCCGTCGATCATAGAGTTGTAGATGGGGCGGTTGTGGCAAGATTCACCAACAAAGTGATTGAGTATATGGAAAATCCCGCAATGCTTCTGCTGGGGGAATAG
- a CDS encoding alpha-ketoacid dehydrogenase subunit beta, translated as MPDHTMVESIRSTLRHVMAEDDRIILVGEDIGVNGGVFRATEGLIEEFGSERVIDTPLNESGVIGFSIGLALNGLIPVPEIQFIDFIWPGFDQIMSELSKFRYRSGGLFETPVTIRAPYGGGVGGAIYHSQSPEAYFTHTPGIKVVVPSGPHDAKGLLMSSIKDPDPVLFMEPKRLYRAFREEVLHDEYSIPLGNAKIARKGSDVTVISYGSMLHVALDSAEEASEKHGIECEVVDLRTLMPLDIETIEESVTKTGRVVSVTEGPKTTGFGAELSALVAEKWIEYMEGPIVRVAGFDTPFPFVQEEDYLPTPARVLEGIQRVYNF; from the coding sequence ATGCCAGACCATACAATGGTTGAGAGCATAAGAAGCACTCTTCGACACGTGATGGCAGAAGATGACCGGATAATCCTCGTGGGAGAGGATATTGGGGTCAATGGTGGTGTGTTTAGGGCAACTGAAGGTTTGATCGAGGAGTTTGGTTCTGAACGTGTAATAGATACGCCGTTGAATGAAAGTGGTGTGATTGGTTTCTCAATCGGGTTGGCGTTGAATGGTTTAATCCCAGTACCAGAGATTCAGTTCATAGATTTCATCTGGCCCGGCTTCGACCAGATTATGTCGGAGCTATCCAAGTTCAGGTATCGAAGCGGGGGGCTCTTTGAGACTCCTGTGACAATTAGAGCTCCATATGGTGGTGGAGTTGGCGGGGCAATCTATCATAGCCAGAGTCCGGAAGCCTACTTCACGCACACTCCAGGAATCAAAGTGGTTGTTCCAAGCGGACCACATGATGCCAAAGGTTTGCTAATGTCCAGCATCAAGGATCCAGATCCAGTATTATTCATGGAGCCCAAGAGGCTCTATAGAGCATTCAGAGAAGAGGTCCTCCATGATGAATATAGCATACCGCTTGGAAATGCCAAAATTGCTAGGAAAGGAAGTGATGTCACCGTCATCTCATATGGCTCAATGCTGCATGTCGCATTGGACAGCGCAGAGGAAGCATCTGAGAAGCATGGAATCGAATGTGAAGTCGTGGATCTTCGGACTCTGATGCCACTTGATATAGAGACCATCGAAGAATCAGTCACCAAAACCGGAAGAGTTGTTAGTGTCACAGAAGGACCGAAAACAACGGGTTTTGGGGCTGAGCTTTCGGCATTGGTCGCCGAGAAATGGATAGAATACATGGAAGGTCCAATAGTACGAGTGGCGGGATTTGATACTCCATTCCCGTTTGTGCAAGAGGAGGATTATCTTCCCACGCCAGCTAGAGTTTTGGAAGGAATACAACGAGTATACAACTTCTAG
- the pdhA gene encoding pyruvate dehydrogenase (acetyl-transferring) E1 component subunit alpha, whose amino-acid sequence MKQILEPDGSVKADFELNISPEELIKWYKTMIAVRTLDEKGMRLQRQGRIGFHIPTTGQEAHVGAAAALKPSDWVFPAYREHGAAIYRGMPLSKIIDQYFGNEDDPQKGRRLPGLFGDPKYRFVNPSAPIGTQIIHAVGAAYAAKYRGDDEITVAFFGEGATSSNDFHSGMNFAGVFKTPSVLICQNNQYAISLPSERQTAADTIAQKAQAYGMPRVRVDGNDILAVYGAVREAAERARKGKGPTLIENVTYRLGPHTSSDDPSRYRSEKEVEKWKEKDPIERFKIYLIREGILTEEKDQNIREKYDTKIKRLIKEASSKKEASTDKMFTDVYADMPWHLEEQLNQLKSIEEEG is encoded by the coding sequence ATGAAACAGATACTCGAACCCGATGGTTCAGTGAAAGCAGATTTTGAACTCAATATATCACCAGAAGAATTGATTAAATGGTACAAGACAATGATAGCCGTTCGTACGCTTGATGAAAAAGGCATGCGGCTACAAAGACAAGGGAGAATTGGCTTTCATATCCCCACCACAGGACAAGAAGCTCATGTGGGTGCGGCCGCAGCTCTGAAACCCTCAGACTGGGTTTTCCCAGCGTATAGGGAGCACGGAGCAGCTATCTATCGTGGAATGCCCCTCAGCAAGATTATCGACCAATACTTCGGCAATGAGGATGATCCACAGAAAGGCAGAAGGCTGCCAGGACTCTTTGGAGACCCTAAGTACCGATTTGTTAATCCATCAGCACCAATTGGAACACAGATCATTCATGCTGTAGGAGCAGCATATGCAGCCAAGTATCGCGGAGATGACGAGATAACTGTGGCTTTTTTTGGAGAAGGTGCAACCAGTAGCAATGATTTCCATTCAGGTATGAATTTCGCGGGAGTATTCAAGACCCCTTCAGTACTCATTTGTCAGAACAATCAGTATGCCATCTCTCTACCTAGTGAACGCCAAACAGCTGCTGACACCATTGCACAGAAGGCACAAGCATACGGTATGCCTAGGGTCAGAGTGGACGGTAATGATATCCTAGCAGTTTATGGCGCTGTGCGGGAAGCCGCTGAAAGAGCCAGGAAAGGTAAAGGACCAACACTCATAGAGAACGTGACGTACAGGCTTGGTCCACATACCTCGTCGGATGACCCTTCCAGATATCGTTCAGAAAAGGAAGTGGAGAAATGGAAAGAGAAAGATCCGATTGAACGGTTCAAAATCTATCTCATACGGGAAGGAATACTCACTGAAGAAAAGGACCAAAACATCCGTGAAAAATATGATACAAAGATAAAGCGCCTGATAAAAGAGGCTTCGTCGAAGAAAGAGGCTTCAACTGACAAGATGTTCACTGATGTCTACGCTGATATGCCATGGCATCTCGAGGAACAATTGAATCAGCTCAAGTCCATTGAGGAGGAGGGGTGA
- a CDS encoding winged helix-turn-helix transcriptional regulator: MDEELMDQMFSALSHSIRRKIILMAGNHQKISYTDLTELGVEAGTLYHHLDILLKADEPLLEKGRNKQYSLTQLGEAAYNLIVQGENQINWASKQHNKQSSAEKSLEFIGLDALVRRIQNDPYRFVLEVVILLGGYGYLASEVGLIPCLLFFLEGTFEPGLTILASFGSWILTYLLVEAISIPVLGGRKYDPALLLSVPLSYLPHTLVEMLWYSGPAAQSLTGWPLTLLLTLIISWSTLILTISVARAKKVRISQAAIVTLVSTNVNLILLAILATTSF, from the coding sequence ATGGATGAAGAATTGATGGATCAGATGTTCAGTGCACTTTCACATTCCATCAGACGAAAAATCATTCTCATGGCCGGGAATCATCAGAAAATAAGCTATACAGACTTAACGGAGTTAGGTGTAGAGGCCGGAACTCTCTATCATCATCTTGATATCCTTCTCAAGGCGGATGAACCGCTTCTGGAAAAAGGCAGAAACAAGCAATATTCCCTCACACAATTAGGAGAAGCGGCATACAATCTCATAGTCCAAGGAGAAAATCAGATAAATTGGGCTAGCAAGCAACATAACAAGCAATCATCAGCTGAAAAATCTCTGGAGTTCATCGGTCTTGATGCTTTAGTCAGGAGAATCCAAAACGATCCATACAGATTTGTCTTGGAGGTGGTGATACTCCTAGGTGGTTACGGTTACTTGGCTTCGGAAGTTGGACTAATTCCTTGTCTCTTGTTTTTCTTGGAGGGAACGTTTGAACCAGGGCTAACAATATTAGCATCATTTGGATCATGGATACTAACGTATCTCCTCGTTGAAGCAATTTCAATTCCAGTACTGGGAGGGCGAAAGTATGATCCCGCATTGCTTCTTTCAGTTCCTCTTTCCTATCTGCCTCATACCTTGGTTGAGATGTTGTGGTACTCCGGTCCTGCAGCTCAATCCTTGACTGGATGGCCGCTTACACTCCTTCTGACACTCATTATCTCGTGGAGTACACTTATTCTTACTATATCAGTAGCAAGGGCTAAGAAAGTTCGTATCTCCCAAGCTGCCATCGTCACCTTAGTCTCCACGAACGTCAATCTCATTCTTTTGGCAATATTGGCTACCACCTCCTTCTAG
- a CDS encoding SDR family oxidoreductase: MNLGLQDKHIIVTGASGGIGKETLKTFLAESTRITATYHTNREPLLQLVHNNNQNRVALVQTDVRNEDSVRNLFAEADSKFGRVDVLVANAGIAHGPAPIHKMSFEQWEETMNVNLAGAFLCAKHFFKNLERYPEDTASLILIGSTAGLFGEANYADYASSKAALHGLMMSLKNEIVHLAPRGRVNLVNPGWTMTPMAQSTLQDPETLKRILQTIPMQKVATPSDIANTILALASDIMTGHISGETVTVAGGMEGRILFDRDEIDIEE; the protein is encoded by the coding sequence ATGAATTTAGGTCTTCAAGATAAACACATCATAGTGACTGGCGCTTCCGGAGGAATCGGCAAGGAAACCCTCAAGACATTTCTTGCTGAAAGTACAAGAATAACAGCCACGTATCACACCAACCGCGAACCATTATTACAGTTGGTACATAACAACAACCAGAACAGAGTCGCGCTTGTCCAAACCGACGTTAGAAATGAAGATTCCGTAAGAAATCTCTTTGCTGAAGCAGACTCCAAGTTTGGGCGGGTAGATGTCTTGGTTGCCAATGCAGGCATTGCACATGGTCCCGCACCAATCCATAAAATGTCATTTGAGCAATGGGAAGAAACAATGAACGTGAATCTTGCAGGCGCCTTCCTTTGTGCCAAGCACTTTTTCAAGAATTTGGAACGGTATCCGGAAGACACAGCTTCACTCATTTTGATTGGATCGACAGCAGGTCTGTTTGGTGAGGCAAACTACGCGGACTACGCTTCCTCAAAAGCAGCACTGCACGGATTGATGATGAGCTTGAAGAACGAGATTGTTCATCTGGCTCCACGGGGAAGAGTTAACCTTGTGAATCCAGGGTGGACCATGACACCAATGGCTCAATCAACACTTCAGGACCCAGAGACACTGAAGAGAATATTGCAGACTATCCCTATGCAGAAAGTTGCAACTCCTTCAGATATTGCAAACACGATACTCGCTCTAGCTTCGGATATTATGACTGGGCACATAAGTGGAGAAACTGTGACTGTTGCAGGTGGAATGGAAGGGCGAATTCTTTTCGACCGTGACGAAATAGATATAGAAGAATAA